The genomic window CATGCTTGAACAGGTGCGCGCAAAGGAACCCACGCAATGACGATCACAACGCGGGAAGAGTTGGTTGAAGCGATGCGGAAGGCTGTGGACGCTGAATACGATGCAATAGGCTTTCAGCTTAAAGCAGGGCCCTCTCGACTTGTGGCCCAAGCCGCCCTCAAAGCAATTGAGGATGCTGGCTATATGGTGGTGCCTGTTAAGCCGTGCCACGACATGACGGGCGCTGTTCTCGAACCCGGCGAAGACCGCACAAAACTGGTCAAAGACTTCAAAGCAATGCTCCCAGCCTCCCCAATGGCAAAGGAGGGGTAAGTGACTGCCCCTGCCACCTTCACAGTTGCAAGCCTTTCCGAACGCTGGGAATGCAGCGAGGGAACGGTGCGCAACATGATTAAACGCGAACAGCTTGCTTCTTTCCGCATTGGCGCGCTAATCCGCATCCCCTCAAAAGAGGTGGAGAGGGTGGAGTGCCAGCATACACAGTGCAGCGGTTTCGAGACGGGTTCGCTATCGTCTGGAAAGACAACGGCAAACGACGACGAAGACGGCTGTACGCCAACAATCGGCAGGGCGCGGAAGCCGAGGCTAGACAACTTTGGGAAGCCTCAGACAATCGACCTTGGACAGTCGAACGATTAATGACAGGCTACATCACCTCGATTGAAGGGAAGCCCTCTTACCAGCGCAGACAAGACGCATGGAAGGCCATGCGACCGTTTTGGCAAAACACCGATCCCGAATTGATCGACGCGCAAATGTGCCGCGATTATGCTCACCAGAGAAGCGCAGGAGCCGCAACGGTTCGGTATGAATTATTGCAGCTATCCACCGCGCTCAAATGGGGAAGGCGCAACAAATACACCGCAGCGCGGCCCGAAATGTGGCTACCGGAAACGCCAGAGCGCAAAGTGCGGCATTTGACCCATGCGCAATTTGAGCGCTTCTTTGACGCTGTGAAAGCCCCTCACGCGAGGCTTTATGTGCAATTGGGGCTCTACACCATGGCGCGCCCGTCAGCGATCCTAGAGCTCACATGGAACCGCGTGGATTTTGACCGTGGGCTAATCGACTTCAACCCCGAAGGGCGCAAGCAAACAGCCAAGAGACGGCCCGTGGTGCCCATTGGGGAGGCGCTGCGCGAGCCGCTAGAACAAGCGTTTGAGGCGCGGCAATCGGTCTATGTGGTGGAGCATGGCGCAAAGCCCGTGCGCTCGATCAAGAAGGCGTTTCAAGCGGCAAGCGAACGATCTGGCGTGAAGGTTACACCATACACGCTTCGGCACACAGGCGCGGTGTGGGCGGCGGAAGGCGGGGTAAGCATGGCGATGCTAGGGCAGTTCATGGGCCATGACGACGACACAACCACGCAAAAGCACTATGCAAGGTTTTCGCCGGACTATCTTGCGGGGGTGGCAAACGCGGTTCGGAGGCGGGCAAAATGAGCTATAAAGGTTCAGAAAGTGGCTTAGCGCCATGTCTCGATTGTGCTACAAGTGCTTGTAAATCAAAGGGCGGGTCAGGTTCAAACGGCACCAAGCCCCTGCCTCCCGAAGACAGTGCTCTACCAGGCTGAGCTACTCCCCGACGCTGCGCAAACCGTTTCATAGTTCGAGGCAGGCGGGTGCGTATAAGTCGGGTGTGATGGAGTGGCAAGCGGGCAATTGCTGGTTATAGTTTAGCTATGACGACCCCCCATCCAGAGCAGCAATATCTCGACCTCATGCGCCAGATTTGGGAGCAAGGGAGCGAACGTGTCGATCGCACAGGTGTGGGTACCCGATCAATTGCGGGCGCAATGCTGCGGTTTGATCTGGATGGCGGTGCGATGCCGCTGCTCACCACCAAGCGAGTGTATTGGAAGACCGCAACGCGCGAAATGCTGTGGTTCCTGACCGGAGACACGAATATTCGCCCGCTGGTGCTCCAAGGGGTGAAGATATGGAATGAGTGGCCCCATGCTCGCTTCGTTAAAGAGACGGGTGAGGACGTTGCGCTAGAGGATTTCGTTCAACGTATTGCTGACGATGAAGACTTCGCCCAAAAGTGGGGAGATCTTGGCCCTGTTTATGGCAAGCAATGGGTCGATTGGCCGACCTATAAGCCCCGCGATGACGGACTGTTCGAGGCTGGCCCCGGCATCAATCAGGTTGCCGAAGTGGTCGAGAGCCTTCGCAACAATCCGGGAAGCCGCAGGCACATTATCGAAGGTTGGAACGTGGCTGAGCTCGACCAGATGGCGCTTCCGCCGTGTCACAAGACCTATCAATTTCATGTAGCAGACGGGCGGCTCAATTGCCTGCTCTACCAACGCTCATGCGATGTCGCTTTGGGGCTCCCCTTCAACCTGTGGTCAGCCGCGCTTTTGAACCGGATGCTGGCACAACAAGCCGGGCTTGAGCCGGGGGAATTGATCTGGATGGGCGGGGACGTGCACCTTTACCTGAATCATGCGCATTTGATTGAGGAACAGTTGAGTCGTGTGCCGTCAGGGCACCCAACTCTCGAAATCACCAGAAAGCCTGAAACAATTTTCGACTACAAAATCGAAGACTTTCTTGTGCATGATTACGCGCCTCAACCACCAATCAAGGCTCCTGTTGCGGTGTAATTCGCACTGCTTGACCGTGTAATTCGCTGAGGCCTATCCCTCTCCCACACGTTATTTCTGGGAGAGCAGATATGGCCGATGCGGCCTCCAATCGACCTTCACTTGCACTCCACGTGCCAGAGCCCAAGTCACGGCCCGGAGATCCGGTCGATTTTACCGAAGTCCACGTCCCTGATGCGGGCGCGCAGCCTCGTCCCGACGAAGCGGCCAAGCCTGAGGAAATGAGGGATCTTGCCTATACTCTCGTCCGGGTTCTGGGCGATGATGATCAGGCGCATGGGCCATGGGATCCAAAGCTAGATCCTGAAACGCTGCGCACGATGCTCGGTCATATGGCGATGGTCCGCGCTTTTGATGAACGGATGTTCCGCGGACAGCGTCAGGGCAAAACCTCGTTTTACATGAAATGCACCGGCGAAGAGGCGACCAGCGTCGCTGCATCAATGGCGCTTGCCAGTGACGACATGGTCTTCCCCAGCTATCGCCAGCAGGGCATTTTGATTGCGCGCGGCTATCCTCTGATCGAGATGATCAACCAGATTTACTCGAACGCAGGTGACAAGCTCAAAGGCCGTCAGCTGCCGATCATGTATTCGAGCCGTGAGCACAGCTTTTTCTCGATCTCTGGCAACCTTGCAACGCAAACGCCGCAAGCCGTTGGCTGGGCGATGGCCAGCGCGATCAAGGGCGACAGCCGGATTGCAGCGACATGGGTGGGTGAGGGTTCGACCGCAGAAGGCGACTTTCACTCAGCCTGCACCTTCGCGAGCGTTTACAATGCGCCGGTGATCCTCAACGTAATCAACAACCAATGGGCGATTTCGAGCTTCAGCGGTTTTGCCGGCGCAGAGCGCACAACCTTTGCGGCGCGCGCTTTGGGTTATGGCATCGCTGGCCTTCGCGTGGATGGGAACGATGCACTCGCCTGCTTTGCAGCGCAACAATGGGCGGCCAACCGGGCACGGGCGAACCAAGGTCCAACCTTGATCGAATATTTCACCTACCGCGCCGAAGGACACTCAACCTCGGATGATCCATCCGGCTATCGTTCAGCACAAGAGCGTGAGGAATGGCCGCTGGGCGATCCGATCATGCGTTTGAAAAAGCACCTCATCGCAATTGGTGAGTGGGACGAAGAGCGGCAACAGGCGATGGACCTGGCGTGCGCAGAGGAAGTTAAGAAAACCACTAAGGAAGCCGAGAAGAACGGTATCCTTGGCCACGGCCTTCACCATCCGTTCCACACCATGTTTGAAGACGTGTTCGAGGAACTGCCGTGGCACCTTCAAGAGCAAGCCAAACAGGCAACGCGTGAGCGCGAGATCAAGTGGCCGGATCAGCATCCAAAGGACTTTGCCGGTGAAGGGGCCGGAAAATGAGTGATACGGTTGAGAAAAACACCAAGGACACATCCATGGTAAATGGGCGGCGGATGAACATGATTGAGGCGATTAATGACGCTCTCGACATCATGTTGGAGCGCGATCCCGATGTCATCGTAATGGGTGAAGACGTCGGTTATTTCGGCGGCGTGTTCCGCTGCACCGCTGGACTTCAGGAAAAGCATGGCAAGACCCGTGTTTTTGATACGCCAATCAGCGAATGCGGCATCATCGGGGTGGCCGTTGGGATGGGGGCTTATGGTCTTCGCCCGGTCCCCGAAATTCAGTTCGCCGACTATATCTATCCTGGCCTCGACCAATTGATCTCCGAAGCTGCGCGGCTGCGGTATCGTTCGGCTGCCGAATATATCGCGCCGCTGACTGTTCGTTCGCCCTTTGGCGGCGGGATTTTTGGCGGACAGACGCACTCCCAATCGCCAGAGAGCATTTTTACTCACGTATCAGGTTTGAAAACGGTCATTCCGGCGACCCCGTACGATGCGAAGGGACTGCTCATCAGCTGTATCGAAGACAATGATCCGGTGATCTTCTTCGAGCCCAAGCGTATCTACAACGGGCCGTTCTCTGGCTTTTACGATAAGCCTGTCGAGCCATGGAAAAAGCACGCGGCGAGCGAGGTTCCCGAAGGGTATTACAAGATACCGCTTGGTAAAGCGCGCACGGTTCAAGAGGGCGAGGCGCTTACAGTGCTTGCCTATGGGACCATGGTTCATGTTGCGGAGGCGGTGGCGAAGGAAAAGGGCGTTGATGCTGAAATCCTTGATCTGCGCACTCTCGTCCCGCTCGACATCGAAGCGATTGAGGCTTCGGTCAAAAAGACCGGGCGCTGCCTTATCGTTCACGAAGCGACCCGCACTAGCGGCTTTGGCGCTGAATTGTCTGCCTTGGTGACAGAGCGTTGCTTCTACCACCTCGAAGCCCCGGTTGAGCGCGTCACTGGCTTTGACACACCCTATCCCCACAGCCTCGAATGGGCTTATTTTCCAGGCCCCGTCCGCATTGGCGAGGCGATGGATAAGATTTTGAAAGACTAAGCGCGTGCACTCTCCCTCGTCATTGCGAGCCGTAGGCGAAGCAATCCATGACCGGATGCTTCGTTCAGACGCAATGTCGGGAGATGGATTGCCGCGTCGCCCCCTTGGGGCTCCTCGCAATGACGAAGAAAGAGTGAAGCACTAATGGCAAAGTTCACATTCAATATGCCCGATGTGGGCGAGGGCGTCGCAGAAGCCGAGATCGTCGAATGGATGGTCAAGGTTGGGGACACTGTGTCCGAGGACCAGCATTTGGTCGACGTGATGACCGACAAGGCAACGATCGACATCGAAAGCCCGGTGGATGGCAAAGTCCTCGAAGTCGCTGGCGAAGTCGGTGATGTGATTGCGGTTGGCTCAATGCTGCTAGTGATCGAGATCGAAGGCGAGGATACGTCTGAGGTTGAGGTGGAGGAGAAGGCTGAGCCCACGCCAGCTCCCGAGCCATCACCGACTCCGGCGCCAACGCCTGCTCCCAAGCCAGCACCAGAGCCTACGCCTGCTCCCACGTCTGCGTCTGAGGAAACTGCACCTCAAGCAAAAGTCCTCGCCTCTCCCGCAGTGCGGCAGCGGGCGCGTGATTTGGGAATTGACCTTGTCGAGGTGAAACCCGCCGAAGATGGCCGTGTGCGCCATGGCGATCTCGACCAGTTTCTGGCCTATAACGCAGGAGGCGGCTTCTCGCCCGCGGGTGCAAGCCGCGAAGACGAGACGGTAAAGGTCATCGGCCTGCGCAAACGCATCGCGCAAAACATGAGCGCGGCCAAGCGCAACATTCCGCATTTCACCTATGTCGAGGAATGTGATGTTACGGCGCTTGAAGCCATGCGCGCGGATTTGAACTCGGCACGCGGAAGCAAGCCAAAGCTTACCATGCTGCCGCTGCTCATCACCGCCTTCTGCAAGCTGCTGCCTAAGTATCCGATGATCAACGCACGCTTTGACGATGAGGCGGGCGTGGTGACGCGGCATGGCTCGGTTCATCTTGGTATGGCGACGCAGACCGACAATGGCTTGATGGTCCCGGTTATCCGCGATGCTCAGGCGCGCAATTTGTGGCAATTGGCAAATGAAATTGGCCGTCTGGCCAACGCTGCGCGTGATGGTTCTGCGACGTCAGAAGAGCTTTCGGGCTCGACCCTGACTGTAACCTCGCTGGGTCCGCTTGGCGGCGTAGCGACCACGCCGGTTATCAATCGCCCCGAAGTTGCAATCATCGGTCCCAACCGCATCATCGAACGCCCCATGTTCGTTTCCGATGGTCAGGGCGGGGAGCGAATCGAGAAACGCAAGCTGATGAATATCTCGATTTCCTGCGATCACCGTGTGGTTGATGGCTATGATGCGGCGAGCTTTATCCAAGAGGTAAAGCAGCTGATCGAGACGCCTGTTTTGCTGCTTTCGGACTAGGATGCAAAAAAAGCGCTTTTAGGCTGAAAGAGGGCGTTGACAGCCCAAACTAGCTGGCCTAGAGGCGCGTCTCCCAAGAGGCGCTAGCCGCTTAAATGCGCGGGTGTAGCTCAGTTGGTTAGAGTATCGGCCTGTCACGCCGAGGGTCGCGGGTTCGAGTCCCGTCACTCGCGCCACTTGGGACATTTTCTTCAGCTTTGACCGGAAGACAGCGCCGCGAGGTTTGCCTCGTGTTGCGCCTTGTCGATTTTGTAGCGCGACAGACAGAACAGCGCGCTCATCCATAAGACGAGCAGAGACGGAGCATATAGCGCTCCCAAATTCCACAAAGTGTCTGGTGCCACGCTGACGAGATCTTCGCCTTGCGGAAAGGCGACGGCAGAAAGGATCAGACCTGCGGCCAACACGCCAAGGCCTTGTGTTGATTTACGCGTGAAAGTCATCGCTGCATAATAGACGCCTTCACTGCGCTTACCCGTTCGCAGCTGGTTTGATTCGACCAGATCAGCGACCATCGCATAGGCGAGAATCTGCACCGCGATGATCAGTGCCAGATCAATCACATTGATTGAAAGGATCAGCGGGAAAAGCACCGGATCGCCATTTTCCGGCATCAATCCAGCGAGCCGCAGCAGATATGGCGCGGGCTGAATGGTGAAGGCCAACAGGCCGAGGACCAGCGCACCTTTTTTCTTGCCAAATTTGCGACCAATCATCGGGCCAATCACCAGTGCGATACCGGCTGACACAAACACCGTCGCGGTCCAGATGAATATCTGGTGCTCGCTCAGGCCCCAAAAATGTTTGAGCATGAGGAATGCGAGCGAGGTGTTGAGGCCCGTTGCCATGGCAAACAGGATGGTCGCCAAAAACAGGGCGATGAAACTGCGCTCACGCAAGATGTCGAACATTTCGCGCATGATGGACAGAAGGCTGAAGCGTTCGGCGCGTGCTGGTGGGGCTTTGCTCAAGCTTGGGATGCGGTGATGCGTTGCCATTGAAGAAAGCACAATCGCGGCAAAGATGATGCAACTGGCGAGGATTCCGTAAGTTTCATAGCCCGACCGATCCTGCATCCCTAATGGACCAGCGAGCAGCACGCCGAACATAAGAACACTCATCACATTTCCGCTTGCCCAAGCAAAGAACATACGGAAGCTCTGGATACTGGTTCGTTCCTCATAATCAGAGGACAGCTCTGGCAGGAGCGCGGATGAAGGCGTTTCGTAGAATGTGATGAATGTGCGGATTATGATCGCGAGGCCGGTCAGGTATAGAAACAAACCCATCTGCGACCATTCGGGCGGGTTCCACAAAAGAAAATAGCTGAGCCCGACGGGAATGGCAGAGGCATACATAAACGGATGTCGCCTGCCCCATCGGGAGCGGAAATTATCAGACCAATAGCCGACCAGAGGATCGGAAATCGCGTCAATCACCAGCGCGATGAGGATCGCAAGGCCGACAAGGCCGGGCTCCAACCCCACTACCGTTCCGTAAAACAGCAACAGGAAATAGCTAAAGCCGCCTTCCTTGATCCCTAAGGCCGATGAGCCAAAGCCATGCGTCAGTTTCAGCCATACCGAGGTCGACGCGGATGTGGCTGATGGAGCAGAGTTTTTCTCTGCCATTGCCGTGCTTGCCATATTTTCTCTCTCCGGGAAGAGAGGCTAAGGCTAAGATTTATTGTTGGCAATGGGCGCGCGTGGAAAGTTCTAAAGCCTTATCGGCCCCATTTCCCGGTTTCCATCCAGATAAGAAAGTTTCCAAGCGGCAGAAGCCAGATCACGCCGAGGAAGATGTAGACCACTGTTTGCGCGAGCCAGTGCCAGCTTGCGAGGATGTCTGCGAGATAAACCGCGATCAAAATGCCGTAGATCATCAGACCAAGAAACAGGCCGATAATCCCTACAGGTATTCTCCAGGTGGGTGTCTCGCGCATCAATCCAATCCGTATAGTCGTGTTGGGGTAATCACCCCGTCCAGTGTCTTGTCGTGTGGCTCCGTCGGCAGTTCATCGCACAATTGCACATCCCATGCGAGGCCGATGGCCTTGGTGTCAGGATGTGCGGACAGCCAGCGGTCATAATGTCCGCCACCTTGGCCAAGACGCTCCAGCCTTTTGGTGAAGCCTACCAAAGGTACGAACACAATATCCGGCGAGATGACTTCAGCCGTCTGTGAGGGTTGAACCAGGCCAAACGGTCCCGGTTCCAGATCGCTGTGGCCATGAGGGTCGGTGTGCTCGCGAAACTCCATTGGGGCGGCTTCATTTTCGAAATGGGGCAGGGCGATACGGTGGCCAGCCTCATGGAAGAAGCGGGCGTAAGCATTTGTGGGCGCTTCGAATTCTGTCGCGTGGTAGAGGCCGATCACTGCGCCAGCGGCGATTTTGGGAAGGAGCGGACGGGGCGGCGTGTTGAACAGCAGCGCGCGCACCATATCAGGCTGCGCGGCGACGTGCTCGCGGCGGCTTTTGCGTAGGGCTTTGCGGAGATCAGATTTGGTGATGTTTGCAGCTCCGAGAAACGGCCAAAGGTCGCAAGGGTGACCACCCGCCCGCAGCGGTGCCGGAGCGAATGCGGAAGCAGTCTAGCGAGGACGTGCCCGCGGATGCGGGTGCGAAAAACAAATGCGTAGCGGGACCACCATGGGCCGGACCATGAAATCCTCTGACGCCGAAAACGTCAGGTGGGCGCCGTATACTCTAGACCCCAGGACGAACCCGTAATCTAAAGAAGGGACAGCTCCCTTGGATTGCTTATAGCCTCAGGGATGTTCGTTGGCTCGTGCCGGGCAGCCCCGCCATGCATCTATTTAGTGCGCCTCACCGCGCGCTTCAAGAACGTCCTTCAAGCGCATTTGCAGTGGCTTCGGCACGAAGGGCAAGCGCCTCAAGTTTCTCCGCAAGCGCTTTGCTATGCGCAGCGTTATCTTCAGGACTGCCAAAAAGATCATGTTGGTGACGGGCCTCATCCTGCAAGGAGGCGAGTTCAGACTTCAACCGCGCGTTCTCTTTGCGAGAATGCTCTTCGGCTTTGCGCAGAGTGTCGATTTCAGCCTGAAGCTCGGCTTTGGCCTTGCTCGAATTTTCCAGCTCTTGTGTTGTCGCCTCGGTCGCCTTTTGCACCGTGGCCTCGACATCGCTCATCGCGCTTTTGAGTTCGCTGGTCGCTTTTTCAAGCTCCTCGCGCATGGTCGCCATTTGCGTGCGCGCTTCGTCGAGTTCGTCGGCCATGAAAAGCGCGGCGAAAACCATATTATCCGCCTCTTGAGGCGCGCGCGCGGTGCCAAGTTTGGCGTAATTTTCGTCGATCAGCGCGCCGAATTTGCGGACCTTTTCCTCATCCGCCGGATCGCAGGCGATTTGGTAATGGCGTGGGCCGATCTGGATTTTGACCTTATTCACCCTCCAACTCCTCAATCAGAGTGTCGAGTTCGCTAAGCGTATCAGCAACCTCTTCGCGCAGCTTTTCATGGGCGTTGACCAATGCCATCACGCGCGCAGAGCCTGCGCCTTCTTTGGACGCAGCTGTCTCTTCGGACAGCTTCGCAGACGCATTTATGTCGAGGCGTGCAGCATCAATACGTGCCATCGCGGCATTGATCCGGGCCATCGCCTCGTTAATTCTTTCAGCGCTCATATTCCTTGAAATAACAAGAATGTCCCGCTTCGCAAAGCTTTGCTTAGCGCTGTTGATAAGTGATCTTGGCTTTTTAATCACCTTCACGCGCCGGTGTATGTGTGCCTTGCGCACTGTTGACCTTGCCCAAAGCCTCGGCAATGGCGTTCCGCGGCGGGACAAGGGGGCGAATCGCTCGTGCGTTTCCGCCAAAGATTTGCGTGAGAGAAATACAAAAGCGCAGCCTTTTAAGATGCGCCAGCAGGAGCACTCCAGCACGATGACGATCGACCCAGCACGCCTTCAACCGATGGCCAATGCCATCAGGGCGCTTTCGATGGACGCGGTTCAGGCTGCGAATTCGGGCCACCCCGGAATGCCGATGGGGATGGCGGATGCGGCAACGGTGCTGTTTGATCGTCATTTGAAGTTCGATCCCAAACGCCCCGATTGGGCGGATCGTGATCGCTTTGTGCTGTCCGCTGGCCATGGCTCGATGCTGATCTATGCGCTCTTGAACCTCACCGGATATGCGCATCCAACCCGCCAAGAGATCGCTGACTTCCGTCAATTGGGCAGCCCGTGCGCTGGCCACCCTGAGAATTTCCTGCTCGAAGGGGTGGAGTGCACCACTGGTCCTCTGGGTCAGGGTCTTGCGATGGCGGTCGGCATGGCGATGGCTGAGCGGCATCTCAACGCCAAATTTGGTGATGATCTGGTCAATCACCGCACCTGGGTTATCGCTGGCGACGGTTGCCTTATGGAAGGCATCAACCATGAGGCGATTGGTCTTGCTGGTCACCTGAAACTGGGCCACCTCAATGTGCTGTGGGATGACAACAACATCACCATCGATGGCGGCACGGATATGTCGACCAGCGAAGACGTTTGCGCACGTTACCAAGCAACCGGTTGGCACGTTGTGCGCTGTGACGGCCACGATTTTGCAAGCATCGATGCAGCGCTTGAAGAGGCCAAGGCTGATCCGCGCCCATCGTTGATCGCCTGCAAGACCATCATCGGTAAAGGCGCTCCGAACAAGCAAGGCACCAGCGCCACCCACGGCGCGCCACTTGGCCCGGATGAGATCGCGGCTGCTCGCGATGAACTGGGATGGGAGGCAGAGCCGTTTGTCATTCCTTCCGACATTGAAGCGGATTGGGCAGAGATTGGTGCAAAGGGCGCGGAAGCAAGCTCAGATTGGGATGCGCGCTTAGCTGCGTCTGCTCACAAAGACGCGTTTGAAGCGCAAATGGCGGGGCCTGCTGCTGGCGCTGATGCTGCTATTGAAGGTTACATCCGTGAGCTTGCTGCGGACCCCAAAAAGGTCGCGACCCGCAAGGCATCGGAAATGGCGCTTGGCCCACTGACTGAAAAGCTGCCACAGCTTATCGGCGGTTCGGCTGACCTTACCGGTTCGAACAACACCAAAACCGCGTCAACCACGCCATTCACGGCTGAGGATTACTCGGGCCGTTATGTCTATTACGGCATTCGCGAATTTGGCATGGCTGCGGCGATGAACGGCATGGCTCTGCACGGCGGTGTGACCCCTTATGGCGGCACCTTCCTGATATTCTCGGACTACTGCCGCAATGCGATCCGACTCTCTGCGCTCCAGCAGGTGCCAGCGATCTATGTCATGACGCATGACAGCATCGGCCTTGGCGAAGATGGCCCCACGCACCAGCCGATTGAGCAGGTGATGAGCCTTCGCCTCGTGCCGAACCTCTACACATTCCGTCCTTGCGACACGATTGAGACTGCGGAATGCTGGGCATTGGCGGTCAAAGCAACTGAGACGCCATCGGTACTCGCGCTGTCACGCCAAGGGCTGCCGCAATTGCGGGGCGAGGGCGATGAAGCATGGACAGGCGCGGACAATCGCTGCGCCAAGGGTGGCTATCGTCTCCAAACCGCAAGCAAGGCACGTAAAGTTGTGTTGGTGGCATCTGGCAGCGAAGTGGCGCTCGCCGTCGATTGCGCTGCGAGGCTTGAAGAGCAGGGCATCGGAGCTGATGTTGTCTCCATGCCGTGCACCGAGCTTTTCGATGCGCAGGATGCCGCTTACAAAGCCGACCTCCTTCCGTCTGACGCGCTGATCGTTTCGATCGAAGCAGGCGTGACGCAAGGGTGGGAGCGCTACACCGGTCTGAACGGCCTCAACATCGGCATCGACTGTTTTGGTGCCTCTGCTCCAGCGGATCAGCTCTTCGAGAAATTCGGCCTCACGCCAGAGGCTATTGTTCCGCAAATCACCAATAAACTCAGCAGCTAAGCAGGAAACCCTCACATGACTACCAAAGTTGCAATCAATGGCTTTGGCCGCATTGGCCGTCTTGTTGCCCGCGCTATTCTTGAGCGTTCTGACGATGATATGGAGCTCGTCTCCATCAACGATCTGGCAGACACGAAATCAAATGCGCTGCTTTTCCAATACGATTCCACCCACGGCCGTTTCCCCGGCACGGTTGAAGTCGAAGACGGCGCGATGATCGTCAACGGACACCGCATCGCCGTGACTTCCGAGCGCGATCCGGCGAACTTGCCGCACGGCGAACAAGGCGTGGACATCGTGCTTGAGTGCACCGGTTTCTTCCAAAGCGATGAAGCTTGCCGTCCTCACCTCGCTGCTGGTGCGAAGCGCGTTCTGATTTCTGCTCCTGCAAAGGGCGTGTCGGCAACTGTCGTTTACGGCGTGAACCACGATGTTCTGACGGCGGAAGACGTTATCGTCTCAAACGCAAGCTGCACGACCAACTGCCTCTCGCCAATTGCGAAGGTATTGCACGACACGGTTGGCATTGAGCGCGGCTTTATGACCACGGTTCACTCT from Erythrobacter sp. SCSIO 43205 includes these protein-coding regions:
- a CDS encoding 5-formyltetrahydrofolate cyclo-ligase, which produces MRAGGHPCDLWPFLGAANITKSDLRKALRKSRREHVAAQPDMVRALLFNTPPRPLLPKIAAGAVIGLYHATEFEAPTNAYARFFHEAGHRIALPHFENEAAPMEFREHTDPHGHSDLEPGPFGLVQPSQTAEVISPDIVFVPLVGFTKRLERLGQGGGHYDRWLSAHPDTKAIGLAWDVQLCDELPTEPHDKTLDGVITPTRLYGLD
- the zapA gene encoding cell division protein ZapA, giving the protein MNKVKIQIGPRHYQIACDPADEEKVRKFGALIDENYAKLGTARAPQEADNMVFAALFMADELDEARTQMATMREELEKATSELKSAMSDVEATVQKATEATTQELENSSKAKAELQAEIDTLRKAEEHSRKENARLKSELASLQDEARHQHDLFGSPEDNAAHSKALAEKLEALALRAEATANALEGRS
- the tkt gene encoding transketolase — protein: MTIDPARLQPMANAIRALSMDAVQAANSGHPGMPMGMADAATVLFDRHLKFDPKRPDWADRDRFVLSAGHGSMLIYALLNLTGYAHPTRQEIADFRQLGSPCAGHPENFLLEGVECTTGPLGQGLAMAVGMAMAERHLNAKFGDDLVNHRTWVIAGDGCLMEGINHEAIGLAGHLKLGHLNVLWDDNNITIDGGTDMSTSEDVCARYQATGWHVVRCDGHDFASIDAALEEAKADPRPSLIACKTIIGKGAPNKQGTSATHGAPLGPDEIAAARDELGWEAEPFVIPSDIEADWAEIGAKGAEASSDWDARLAASAHKDAFEAQMAGPAAGADAAIEGYIRELAADPKKVATRKASEMALGPLTEKLPQLIGGSADLTGSNNTKTASTTPFTAEDYSGRYVYYGIREFGMAAAMNGMALHGGVTPYGGTFLIFSDYCRNAIRLSALQQVPAIYVMTHDSIGLGEDGPTHQPIEQVMSLRLVPNLYTFRPCDTIETAECWALAVKATETPSVLALSRQGLPQLRGEGDEAWTGADNRCAKGGYRLQTASKARKVVLVASGSEVALAVDCAARLEEQGIGADVVSMPCTELFDAQDAAYKADLLPSDALIVSIEAGVTQGWERYTGLNGLNIGIDCFGASAPADQLFEKFGLTPEAIVPQITNKLSS
- the gap gene encoding type I glyceraldehyde-3-phosphate dehydrogenase — encoded protein: MTTKVAINGFGRIGRLVARAILERSDDDMELVSINDLADTKSNALLFQYDSTHGRFPGTVEVEDGAMIVNGHRIAVTSERDPANLPHGEQGVDIVLECTGFFQSDEACRPHLAAGAKRVLISAPAKGVSATVVYGVNHDVLTAEDVIVSNASCTTNCLSPIAKVLHDTVGIERGFMTTVHSYTNDQRMLDQMHSDMRRARGGAQNMIPTTTGAARAVGLVLPELAGKLDGSSIRVPTPNVSLVDLVFTPGRDTTAEELNAALKAAAEGPMKGVLDYTTDPLVSSDFNHHPASSTVDSLETSVMEGKLARVVSWYDNEWGFSNRMIDTAKVMASFL